The Rheinheimera mangrovi genome contains the following window.
ATGGCCGTTCTTCATGGCGTTCATGCACTGCAGTTTCCGCTTTATGGCTGCGATTCACCCGGCCTAAGTCACGGAATAATAAACGGGCGGCAAGCACCGACAACAGAGGCAGTGGGATTAACCATAAAGCATGCCAGCCGCCAAACCAACGAGCCCGGATCTCCGGCTCAATCCAGACTGTCCATAAGCTGACCAGCAGCATGGATAGCATCACAATCAGTAGTAAACGTTGGCCATAACGCGCTGCTTTTTGTTGCAGCTCACCACGGCTTTTCATCACCAGATAACAACAGGCCAGCAGTGCATAGCCTGCCATCACAGCTAAACCACAAAACAAGCTGAACGGGCTAAGCCAATTGAAACTGGACTGATGAATAAAATCAGCCGGTACACCTTGCACTAAAGTACCCAGCATCAAGCCCTGGCAAAAAGCGGCCAGGCTGGATCCAACAGCAAAGGCAGTATTCCAATATCTTTTTGAAGTATCTGATTTAAAACGGTATTCAAAAGCTACACCTCGGAAAATCAAACCTATCAGCATCAGCATAATTGGCAGATAAAACGTAGAGGCGATAGAGGCATAAGCTGCAGGGAAAGCACCAAATAAAATCACGCCACCAAAGACCAGCCAGGTTTCATTGCCATCCCAGACGTGTGCTATGGAACGCATTAAATGATCGTGTTCTGCGTCTGTATCAAACCATGGATACAAAATACCCATACCCAGGTCAAAACCATCCAGCAGCACATACATCAGAATGGCAAAGCCAAGCAGTAGCAAATAAAACAGGCCTAAACTCAGTTCCAGCTCCATTAGTTGGCTCCTTTTGT
Protein-coding sequences here:
- the cydB gene encoding cytochrome d ubiquinol oxidase subunit II, with amino-acid sequence MELELSLGLFYLLLLGFAILMYVLLDGFDLGMGILYPWFDTDAEHDHLMRSIAHVWDGNETWLVFGGVILFGAFPAAYASIASTFYLPIMLMLIGLIFRGVAFEYRFKSDTSKRYWNTAFAVGSSLAAFCQGLMLGTLVQGVPADFIHQSSFNWLSPFSLFCGLAVMAGYALLACCYLVMKSRGELQQKAARYGQRLLLIVMLSMLLVSLWTVWIEPEIRARWFGGWHALWLIPLPLLSVLAARLLFRDLGRVNRSHKAETAVHERHEERPFWLASGLFLLAFVGLLVSVFPYLLPRQLTYMEAAAPDSSLIFMLPGIFIFVPLICAYTLWGYKIFAGKVEDYQEGY